Part of the Ignavibacterium album JCM 16511 genome, AACAGATTACTTGAGGAGCGAATAATTTATGGAATGTATCCGGAAATAATTTCTAAACCTGATGAAAAGAAAACTCTAATTAAAGAGATAACCAGAAGTTATTTATTCAAAGATATTTTAAGTTTTGAAGGAATAAGAAAACCGGAACAAATTGAAAAGTTACTGATGATTCTTGCTGCTCAAATTGGTAATGAAGTTTCTTATAATGAACTGGCTAACACACTTAATATTGATAAAGATACTGTGAGTAAATACATTGATATTCTTGAAAAGGCATTTATAATTTTTCGATTAAATCCGTTTAGCCGAAATCTCAGGACCGAAATTTCAAAAATGCGTAAGATTTATTTCTATGATACAGGAATAAGGAATGCTTTGATATCTAATTTTAATTTGCTTGATAGAAGAACAGATAAAGGTGTGCTCTGGGAAAACTTTCTTATAAGTGAAAGAACAAAGTTTAATCTGATAAGTGATAATGATGTGAAAACTTATTTCTGGCGTACCTCACAACAACAGGAAATTGATTACATTGAAGAAGTGAATGGTAAACTTTTCGCTTATGAGTTTACTTTCAGTGATAAACAGAAAAAAACTATTTCAAAAACTTTCTCAAAAAATTATAAGCCCGAAAAAGAAATGATCGTTAATAAAAATAATTATTCTGAATTTCTTGAGCTCTTATAAAATTGTAATGAGTTAATATTTAATTCCAAAATCATGCAAGAGAAAATTCACTTAGTTTATATGACAATAAAAAACAATTCAACATCCCGGATTAATGTTTTGATAAAATAAAGCTATATCATGCCAAAGTGGTTAAAAATTATAACCGGAATATTTTCCTCGCTTGTGTTAATCGCAATCTTTGCAGGAATATTTTTCTACAATATGCTTTCCTCATCTCTTCCAAAGTATGAAGGAACAATTCAGAGTAATAAACTGATTTCAGATATTGAAATTTACAGAGACAGTTTTGCTATTCCTTATATCATTGCAGATACTGATGAAGATGTAGCTTTTGCGTTAGGATATCTTCACGCAGAGGAAAGATTATTTATAATGGATTTGATTCGTCGTGCGGGTGAAGGAAGATTAGCTGAAATTCTTGGTGAAAAAGCTCTGCCTTTTGATAAAATGTTTCGAACAGTTGGAATAAAAAGAACTATTCTTGAAAACTATGATAATTATGATCCTCAGGTTAAGAAAATTCTTGAAGCTTATTCAAACGGAGTAAATCTATATATTGAGCAAAATAGAGGAAGATATCCTGTTGAGTTTGATGTTCTCGGCTATCAACCTGAAAAATGGAAACCGCTTCACAGTTTAATTGTAATAAGAATGATGGCTTGGGAACTGAATCTTAGCTGGTGGGTTGATTTTACTTACGCTGAACTTATTGAAAAGTTCGGTAAAGATAAACTGCTTGAAATTCTTCCCGACATAAGTGAAGTTAATCTTCAGAAAATTCCGTCATCAAAATGGATTGCTTCATTAGCCAAAGATTTTGTTCAAACTAATCTGGCTTTCAGAAATCTGATTGGATGGCAAGGTTCACAGGTTGGTTCGAATAACTGGGTAGTCAATTCAAGCAAATCGCATTCAGGCAAACCAATAATTGCAAACGATCCACATCTTGCATTCAGCGCACCGGGTAAATGGTATGCTGTAGTAATAAATAGCAAACAATGGAAAGCTGCCGGCGTAACATTACCAGGAGTGCCCGGAATCGTAATCGGCAAAAATGAAAACATTAGCTGGGCTCTGACCAATCTTATGAATGATGATGCTGATTATTATTATGAAAAACTTGATTCAACTCGACAATATTATTTTCTTGACGGAAGATGGCAGCCGTTTGAGATAATCAAAGACACAATTAAAATTAAAAATCAGAAAACTGAAATATTTGAAATCAGGAAAACTCACAGAGGACCACTTATATCAGAAATTCATCCATTTTCATTTATCTATAATGAAAGTGATAAAAAATATTCTGCAATTAGTATGAAATGGCTTGGAAATCTGTTCAGCGATGAAATGCTTGCTTTCCTTAAAATTAATAAAGCCAGAGACTTTAACGAATTCAGAGAGGCAGTCGGTTACTTTGCACTTCCGGGACAAAATTTTTTGTATGCAGATATAGAAGGAAACATTGGCTATTTAATGGGCGCAAAGATTCCCGTTAGATCCCAATCGGCATCAACAATAATTAGTGACGGAACTACATCTGTAAATGATTGGAAAGGTTTTGTTTCGAAAGATGAAATGGAAGTTGTGTTTAATCCTTCGGAAAACTTTTTTGCTACTGCAAATAATAATCTGTTCCCGAATTTCAAATATCATCTTTCGAATTTATGGGAACCTTCATCTAGAATTGACAGAATAAATTTTCTTCTCAGGCAAAAAGAAGAACACTCTGTTAAAGATTTTCAGAATTATCAGATGGATCAAACATCGGAATATGCAAAGCAGGTTGTTCCATATATTCTTAGTGCTTTCAAAGATGTAAAAGTTAAAGATAAAAATCTTTATGAGTCTCTTGAGTTACTTGAAAATTGGGATTTTGAAATGAGCCCTTTCAATCAGGTTACAAGCATCTACCAGGTATTTCTTAAATATCTTTTACGAAATATTTATCTCGATGAAATGGGAGAAGATTTGTTCAACAAATTTTTATTTATCGCAAATGTACCTTATCGAAGTTTGTTAAAAGTACTTCAATCAGATGCAACCTGGTTTGATAATATTACTACAACTCAGATAGAGAACAAAAATTTTATCATAAGAAAATCTTTATCAGATGCCCTGACATTTCTTGAAAAAAATTATGGAAAAGATTTGAGTAGCTGGCAATGGGGCAGAATTCATAGAGTCACTTTTAAACATCCATTCAGTGGTGTATTTAACCCGCTTGACAGATTTATCAATATTGGTCCATATGAAATTGGTGGTGATGGTACAACAATTTTTAATACTGAATATCCATTTGCAAAAAGTATTGATGAGTTTTCGGCTTTCAGACACGAAGAATTTGAAAATGTTTTGGGTCCATCGATGAGATTAATTTTCGACTTTGCAAAACCTGATGAATTATATCTTATACTTACTACAGGTCAGTCAGGTAATTTATTTAGTAAGCATTATTCTGATATGAGTGATAAATGGCTCGAAGGAAAATTTCTGAAAATCCTGACCGATAAGAATTCAATAAGAAGCAATGATAAAAAACTGTTAAGAATAATCAGAGCAAATTAAATCAATGTGAAGTTTACTTTAGTTTATATTAAATTTGCCCGTCGTTAAAAAACAATTAAGTGTATGAAAGTAATAGAACATTTATCCAATGCAAGAAATCCATTAATAAGTTTTGAAATAATTCCGCCTAAAAGAGGAGGAGATATTAGCAGTATTCTTTCTCTGCTTGATGATCTTGTTAAGTATCATCCTCCGTTTATTGATATTACAAGCCACGCTGCAGAAGTTTACTACGATGAAACTCCACAAGGAATTAAAAAAATAATCAAGAGAAAAAGACCCGGAACACTTGGTATCTGTGCATTGATTCAGAATAAGTATAACATTGATGCCGTTCCTCATGTACTTACGAAAGGATTTACAAGAGAAGAAACGGAAGATTTTCTAATAGAATTGAATTATCTTGGTATTCAGAATGTACTTGCAATAAGAGGAGATGACAGCGGATATAATAAACCAATTCCACAAGGACGAAGTGCAAATCAATATGCAGTTGATCTTGTAAAACAGATTATGGATATGAATCGCGGGAAGTATCTTGAAGATAGTTTGCTCGATGCAAAGGCGACTAACTTTTGTGTTGGAGTAAGTGGTTATCCTGAAAAACATTTTGAAGCTCCTAATCTCAAATCAGATATTAAGTTCATGAAGGAAAAAATTGACGCTGGTGCTGAGTACATAGTGACACAAATGTTCTATGACAATAAACATTATTTTAATTTTGTTGAGCTTGCAAGAGAAATGGGAGTAACTGCACCAATCATTCCCGGGTTAAAAATTCTGACATCAAAAGTTCAGTTAAATACCATTCCGAAGAATTTTTATATCAATATTCCCGAAGCATTATCAGACGAAGTCCTTGCGGCAAAACCAGAACATGTAATTGACATCGGTGTTGAGTGGGCAGCAAAACAGGTTGAAGAATTACTTAACAAAAATGTTCCCGCAGTGCATTTTTATATTATGCAGAATTCAAAACCAATTATTAAACTGATGGAGAAAATAAAACTTTAGTTATGGTTACTGAGTTAATAAAAACAAAAAAATTGAAATGGGGTGTTGTGGGACTTGGAAGATTTGTCGAGAATTCTTTCCTTCCTGCAATCAAGTCTGTTCGGAAAAGTATAGTCGTTTCACTTTGCAGTCGTGACTTAAATCGTGCAAAAGAGTTATCACAAAAATTCGGTGTTCCAAATTACTTTAACAATTTTGATGAATTCCTGAAATCAGATATTGATGTTGTTTATGTTGCATCTGCAAATGCTTTCCATTATGAGCAGGTGATAAGAGCAGCCAATGCAGGCAAGCATATCTTTTGTGAAAAACCTTTAGCACTGAATTCACAACAGGCTGAAGAAATGGTTGAAGCAGCAAAAAAAAATAATGTTCAATTTGCTGTTAATTATGTACATCATTTTCATCCGCTGGTATTAAAAGCAAAAGAACTTCTTAAAGATCAAAAACTCGGGAAGCTTGTGTCTGTTCAGGTGAACTTCAATATTGATTTTCCGCCTGATAATAATTTCAGATTCAAAAAAGAGTTGAGCGGCGGCGGAGCTTTGCGCGATATTGGTACTCACATGATTGACCTGCTTAGATTTTTCGGCGGTGAAATCCTCGAAATTGACGGAGTTGTTGATAATCTTGTCTATCAAAGTGAAGTTGATGATTTTGCTTCTGCAATAGTAAAATTTGAAAAAGGTGGTTACGGATATTTCAATGTTTCTTATAACACCAGAAAAGCTTTCAACAGAATTGATATACTTTGTCATAAAGGTGCAATTGAAATTGAAAATCTGATCGGTAGAAAACTAATCGGACCGAAGCTTTCCATTCTGTTTGAAGGTGAAGCAAGAAAAAGTTTCAGGCGAAGAGGAAACAAAATGGTTTTTGTTCTGAAATCAATTCAGAAATCTTTTATGAGAAACGAAAAACCATTGGTTACAGGAGAAGATGGTCTTATCAATCTGAAGATAATGGAAGAGCTTGAACGGAAATGTCAGTTAAAGAACAAATAGTTAAAGTTTGTCATCTCGTTTATCAGAATAAATTTGTTGCCGCTTATGACGGAAATATTTCTGCAAGAACAGAAAATAATTCCTTGTACATAACCCGCTCTGGAATTTGTAAAGGAGATGTTACTATTGATGATATTATTGAAACCGATTATAATGGCAATATAATCAGTGGCAAAGGAAAGATTTCTACCGAGAACAAACTTCATCTTTATATTTATAAAAACAGAAAAGATGTTAATGCAGTTGTTCACTGTCATCCTGTTTATGCAACTGCTTTAGGTTTAGTGGAAGAAAATTTTCTTGAGCATTACTTTCCTGAGGTGCTCTTAACATTAGGAAAAATTCCGGTTTGTAAATATGCGACTCCTTCCACAAAAGAAGTAACAGATTCAATCAATGATTTTATTACTGATTCGAATGCATTTATACTTCAGAATCATGGCGCAGTAACAGTTGGAAGTTGTGTGATGGATGCTTATTACAAAATGGAAAAACTCGAGCACGCTGCAGAAACAATCTTCGTTGCAAAAGCGATTGGTAATCCCAGAAAACTTACTAAAAAAAATATAAGAGACTTGCTCTCAATTTCTGAAAGTACTTATGGAATTAAGTTAGATATAAACAAATTGCTGTAAGAAAGTTTTTTATGCAATCAAATCTTAGAATAATACTGCTCGTAGGCGGAACATCAACTGAAAGATATATTTCGAAGCTTTCATCAAAGTCAATTTATAATGCGCTTAATACCTTGGGACACGAAGTTATTTTGCTTGACCCTGCTTATGGTGATAATCAACCAACTGAACCTGAAAAGTTTTTTGATGAGAAAGATTTTGCTGAAATATCAAACTCTAACTATATCAAATGTTTTAACAGAAAGGAATTTGATTCAGCTGATTTAGTATTTATCGGGTTGCATGGTAAATGGGGTGAAGATGGAACTGTTCAGGCAATACTTGATCTGAAAGGTGTTAAGTACACCGGCTCTAAAACTTTGGCAAGCGCTGTTACGATGGATAAAATTCTCTCGAAAATTTTATTTGATAAATTTAATATTCCTACACCCAGATGGTTTTCATTCAACAACTGTGAAATGTCCTCTGAGGAAATTTCCGATAAGATAGAAAAAGAGCTGAGCTATCCGGCAATCATCAAACCAAATGATCAGGGTTCAACAGTAGGATTATCTATCTGCAGGAATAAAAATGATGTTAAGCTGGCACTTTCAGTTGCCAAGGATTATTCTGAAAAAATTCTTGTTGAGGAATTTATTCCCGGAAGAGAACTTACTGTTGGAGTACTTGGTGAAGATGCTTTACCTGTTCTCGAAATTAAACCAAAGCATGAGATTTATGATTATGAATGTAAATACACTTCCGGAATGAGTGAATATATTGTTCCTGCAGATATTCCTGAAAACATTGCTAAAGAATTACAGAGAGCTTCGCTTATTGCTTTCAAAGAACTTGAGTGTGAAGGTTACGCAAGAATTGATTTCCGGCTTTCACCGGAAAATAAATTCTATCTTCTGGAAATTAATACGCTACCGGGAATGACTTCCTTAAGTCTCGTTCCTAAAATGGCAAAAGCTGTTGGAATGTCTTTCGAACAGTTGATTGAAAGAATAATTGAACTGAGTTTATGAGCAACTTTTTTACAGATAACAAATTCAGATTTTTGCTTTTACTTGCAATAGTTTTTTTTGCCACATTGTATTTGCTGTTCAATAGCTATGGAGTCATAAAGTATGTCCGGCTGAAAAGTGAGCTTAATGAACTTAACAAAAAAATTGAGCAGCTTGAAAAGGAAAACAAAAATCTTGAATCTGAAATTGATTCAATCAAAAAAGGCTATCCATCCAAGATCGAAAAGATCGCCCGTGAAAAGTATGATATGATTAAACCTAATGAAAAGAAAATTGAATTTGAAGAAGAAGACTAAATGGATAAATCAAAAATACCTTCAGTACCACTTGCCGAAAGAATAAGACCAAAAACTATGTCAGATTTTGTTGGACAATCTCATCTGCTTGGTGAAGGTAAACCAATCAGATTAATGATTGAAAATGATACTTTGAGCTCATTCATTTTGTGGGGTCCACCGGGAAGTGGTAAGACAACTATCGCAAGAATTATTGCAAATCAAACTCAATCGGAATTCTTCAGCCTGAATGCTGTTTCGAGCGGAGTAAAGGATGTGCGTCATGTAATTGAACTTGCTGAACAGAATAAAAAAATCGGTAAACGAACAATTCTCTTTATCGATGAAATTCATCGTTTTAATAAAGCACAACAGGATGCGTTGCTTCATTCCATTGAATCAGGTTTGCTTATACTTATCGGTGCTACCACTGAAAATCCATCATTTGAAGTTATCCCAGCTCTTCGTTCGAGAGCGAGAGTTTTTGTACTGAATGAATTATCAAAAGATGATTTGCTGAAAATTATTGATTATGCTTTGGAAAAAGATGAATTGCTTTCATCACTAAATATCAAATCAATTGACAGAGAATTTCTTATCTATCTTTCTGGTGGTGATGCACGAATATTACTTAATATTCTTGAAGCATCCTCAATTCAGGAAATGAACAAAGGAGAAATAATCCTAACGAAAGAAATTTTTGAGAATGTAGTCCAGCGAAAAAATATCATTTATGATAAAGCTGGTGAAGAACATTATAATGTTATCTCCGCTTTCATAAAAAGCATCAGAGGCAGTGACCCGGATGCTGCACTTTATTGGTTGGCGAGAATGATTGAAGGTGGAGAAGATCCTCTGTTTATTGCAAGAAGATTAGTTATTCTTGCATCAGAAGATATTGGTAATGCATCACCGAATGCATTGGTACTTGCAGAAGCAGCATTTAGCGCTGTTGATAAAATTGGAATGCCTGAAGCAAGAATCATTCTAGCTCAGTGTGTTACTTATCTTGCATCAGCTCCGAAAAGTAATGCTTCTTACCTTGGAATAGAAAAAGCGCTTGAAGAGGTAAGAAAAAATCCTGTTGCTCAGGTTCCTTTACATTTAAGAAATGCTCCGACAAAACTGATGAAAGAATTTGGTTACGGTTCTGAGTATAAATATGCACACGATTATCAAGACCATTTCGTTGAAGAAAATTATCTGCCTGATGAATTAGTCGGAAAGCAATTCTATCTTCCGACAGAACAAGGTCAGGAAAAGAAAATCAAAGAGTGGTTAAAATCATTGTGGAAAAAGAAAAAGAAGTACTAAAATCAGATATCTATTTTGAATTCATCTAAAAGTTATATCAATCCGAAAACTTTACCTGGCAATTGCTTCACCAATCCTTTAAACTCCAGCGAAAGCAGATGGACAAGACAATCTGATGTTGAAAGATTTGTCAGTTCTGATATTTTGTCTATATGAAGTGGCTCGTTTGTTAATGAGTTATAAATTTTTTCTTCAAACATATTCAAATCTTTTTCTGGTTTCGGAATATTCTTACCAATTACAGGTTTTAATTTCAATTCTAATTCAGTTAGAATATCCTCAGCAGAAATAATCAACTCAGCTTCACCTCTTTGAATAAGAAGATTCGTTCCTTCTGATTGTCTGATTCCAAGATTTCCGGGAACAGCAAATACCTCACGATTTTGGTCAAGTGCTAACCTTGCAGTTTGCATCGCACCACCATTAATTCCTGTTTCTACAACCAAAGTTCCGAGTGAAATCCCGGAGATTATTCTGTTTCTTTTAGGAAAGTTTACTGCATCAGGTTTTGTCCCAAGATTAAATTCGGAAATTATTACTCCTCTTTCTGAAATTTCATCAAACAACTTTTTATTCTCAGGTGGATAAATCACATCTAAACCGGAACCGATTATTGCAATTGTCCTGCTGTTATTTTTCAAGGCAGTTTTATGAGCAATAGAATCAATTCCTCGGGCAAGTCCGCTTACAATAGTTATTCCTTGTGCAGCTAAATCAGAAACTATTCTTTCTGTTTGAAGTTTTCCGTAATTGGTTGGCGATCTTGTTCCAACTACGGCAATTGAATAGTTATCTCTTTCATCAAATGCGCCTTTAACATAAAGCATTAGGGGCGGATCATAAATTTTTTTAAGCAATGGTGGATAATCTTCATCCCAGACAGTAACTATTCTTCCACCAAGCTTTTTGAGTTTTGCAAGCTCATCTTCAACAAAAGATTTCATTTCATTTCTGTGTGAAGAAATCTTTTTTATTCTTGAACTTAATTCTTTACTAATTCCTTCTACTTCCTGCAATTCGTTTATTGATGCATTAAGAATATTATGAAGATTTCTGAACTTTGAAAGAAGGGTTCTGATTTTGGCGGGACCAATTCGTTCTACTGAAAGAAGCAGAAACAAATCAACTAATTGATCAAAAGAAAGTTTACCCAATTTAAGTTAGATTTTTATTGGCTATTTACTTCAGTGTTCTGATTTTTCTTTCTTCGATAAACGATTGCAAGCGGAAATACAATAACATAAGCGATGAATAAAATTATTGGTGAATAATGCAAAGACTCATTGCTATTCCATGGACCAATACTCATAAAATAATATCCGATAATTGCGACAACAATTCCCGCAATCAGAAATAGATAATTATTCTTTCCCCAATAAATGCTAAAGGGTGAAGGTAATTTCTTTGCTGATTTTACTGAAGCACGTTTTTTAATTTTGGACATAATAAACTCCTTTAATTCAACAGCAAATATAAAATAAAACCCGGTGACGGGGAATCACCGGGCCCGACTCTGCTTCATCAAAGGGCAGGGGAGAACCCTTTGAAAGAGTCGCTTGAAAAATAATCCGTTATTCTATGCTTGTCAAGAGGCAAATATTATTTGCTAATCTGATATACTATCTTGCGAATAGTATCAAACTGCAAATAAGGATATTCGGCTCTTATAGCATCAATTGCATCTCCTGCAGAAACTTTGCTGGCACGCAATTGTTTGAATTTTTTCCTTATCTGATAATCTCTAACGGCTTTTTCATCAATCAAGCCGTGAGAGTTCAGCAACTCATAAATTTCATCACTGATAAGTTCAGATAACGGATTTTCTACTTTTGCTTTGATTTCTTTCATCGCTCGATCCTCCTTTGGTTTTTATGGATACTTTTACCTGATAAACCGTAGCAGTGTTTCTGAATAAATCCTCCTTGTTTTATCTGAATAACAAAAAACCGATAAGAGAAATTCCCAAATCGGCGGAAATTTGCTACTATTTTAATCCGGTCAAAAAATTAGACGAACAAAAATTAAAAAAGTAGCAAATCAGTGATAAAATTTATTCCTTTTGTTAAATACTGATACAAATATTCCTATTTCTTAGGATAAAGTCAAGAAGGGAAGGGAAAATTATTTAATTGCAATTTTTAATTTATGAATATCAGAAAATGAATTGTAATATCTTTTTCAAAAATGTTAACTTTGAAAGAAAAATAATTTACAATTAAACAAAAATATTTTTTTATGACTGAAATTAACCAAGAGAAGAAAACTGTATTTTCTGATTATCTTTTTATACTCTTCAGATGGAAGAAATTCATACTTATCAATACTTTCTTGATCCTAATCTTATTCACTATAATTGCTTTCATAATTCCGAAACAGTACAAGGCATCTGCAACAATAATGATACCTCCGGACAATCAAAATGCTTTTGGTGGGCTATCAAGTTTGTTAGGCGGTAAGACCTCACTTTCGGCAATGGGTTCAAGAATTTTTGGATTATCAAGTACATCAGAAGATGTACTACTAGGGATTCTAAACAGTAGAACTGCTTTAGCAAAAGTTATTACTAGATTTGATTTGATGAAATATTATGATATCAATGATAATAACTTCGATAAAGTACTTAAAGAATTTAAAGCTGATTATTCAGCTGATCCGAATGAATATGGAATGATTGATATTACAGTTATTAATAAAGACCCCAAAATTGCAGCAGATATCGCAAATTATTTTGCATTTCTGGTGGATAGTTTGAATATTGTTTATACAACTGAAAGAGCCAAAAATAATAGGCTATTTGTTGAGCAAAGATATTTGAAAAATATTGAAGATTTGCGGACGGCGGAGGATTCGCTTTATAAATTCCAAAAAAAATATGGAATTGTAGCAGTTCCTGAACAACTTGAGGTTACAATAAAGGCAGCGGCAGAAATTGAGACACAATTAAATCGAAAAGAAATTGAGGCGTTCTTTATTAAACAGCAATTTGGTGAAGATTCGCCCCAATATATGTTGGTTAAACAGGAGTTAAACTTATTAAAGAAAAAAGTTCAAGAATTAAAAAATTCCAATGAATTAGCAACAACTTCCAATGTTCTTTTTCCTTTTAAGACAATGCCAGATATAGCAATACAATACCTGAGGGTTTATAGAGATGTCCAAATTCAACAATCAATTTTAGAATTTGTTCTTCCAATGTATGAGCAATCCAAAGTCGAAGAACAGAAAAGCACTCCAACGGTAATGGTAATTGATAAAGCAATACCACCAGAATTGAAGTTTAGTCCCAAAAGGTCTGTAATAATTCTCGGGCCTACTTTGCTATTTTTTCTGTTCTTAATTCCAATGGTGTTTTGGTTGGAAAGAAATATTTCTTTGTCTGAATTTAATAATCCATTGCAACAAAAATTCAAGATTTGGGCGGAGAAGACAAGAAAGTTTTATAAAATAAAACCCTAGCGTATGAGTGTTATACTAGTCCTCTTTTTTCTTGTATCAGGAATTATTGGCGGGAGATATATTTTCAAAGCCTGGATGAATTCCTTAACAGTTTACTCTTTTGTAATGGGTGGGCTTACATTTCTATATGAGTTAAAATTATTGCCATATCCGGAATTATCATTTATTAGTTGGTTCTATATTATTTCATCCTCAATAGCTTTTTTTATAGGAATAATCAGTGTCATTTTTGCAAAAAAACTTTTTCCCTCTCGAGCTGAAAATTTGAGAATTAAAGTTAGTGATATGCCAATCTTTAAAGATGACGGCAAAGTCTTAAAGTATTCTGTTATCTTTTTTAGTCTGGTAGGATTATTTGTTGCACTTCACAGATGGTATATTATGATAAATATATTTGGTAGCATTCCTTCAGTATTCATAAACGCAGCTTGGGTTTACAGAATTAATGTTAAGGGTGAAATAAAAGAATTTATTCCGATTCTTCCTTCGTTTGTTTATGTGGGTGTTTTCCTTTCTGCTATTTATACTGCTTATCGTGGCAAATTTTCCTTTCTTTCTTTCTTCCCGATCATTTGTATAATCCTCAAAGAACTAACATATTTTGGAAGAGGAGAAATGTTATTTTCAACCTTAGAATTTTTATTTACCTTCTTTCTGTTTAGAAATCTTTTAAACCGTGAAGATATTAAGTTTAAATTTTCAAGAAAAAATGCCGGCTTTGCTATCTTATTACTTATAATTCTTGTCATCACTGCTGCTTCAGTTGTTCGAACCTCGAGGGGTATTAAAGAAAATTTTAGAGGCGCTACTAAAGAATTAAAGCAGCTAGAAGAAAATCTTATACTGACACCGTCAGTTTACTTTTATTTAAGCAGTGATTTAGGAGTGCTAAATCAGTATCTCTTTAAAGAAACTGAAGAAGCAAATTTCGGAGAAAATACATTCAGAGGTGTCTATTATTTACTCTCAAAAATAAAAATTGTGGATGAACCGCCTTTTTTTCAGAAAGGATATTTCATACCTTTTTGGTCCAATACAGGAACTTTTATTAGGGAAATACATGCAGACTTTGGTCTTCTTGGTGTGATTTTGGTCCCGTTCTTTTTAGGTGTATTATTGACTTATCTCTGGTTTAGATTTTTTGAAGAAAAAAATTTGATTGTATTAACTGTTTTAGTTTACTTAAATCTGATAATTGCATTTTCTTTCCTCGTGATGGTAACCCGATTAAATCAATGGTTTCTTAGTCAATTCCTAATAATTTTATTTCTCCCTGTAATTAATAAATTAGCTTCAAAAAAGATTCTAAATTAAGTTTTGGATGACCTGACGAAAAATACAAATCAAATCAAAGTTAAGAGGATCGCATTTAATTATATCTATAATCTTTTAGGTTATGGAATTCCACTACTTCTTGCATTATTTCTGATCCCAATTCTTCTGAGTAAGCTTGGCACAGACAAATTTGGTGTTTTAAACCTTGCCTGGATTGTTATCGGTTACTTTGGATTCTTTGATTTGGGCATCGGCAGGGCTTTAACAAAAATTATTTCCGAGAAAATTGGTCTCAACCAACTATCTGATATTCCTGCTTTTTTCTGGACTTCATTAATTGTAATGTTAATGTTTAGTTCATTTGTTTCTGTATGTCTTTTTTTGTTATCTGAAAAGATAATATTAAGTCTTTTAAAGATTCCTGTTGAAATACAATCCGAATCAATCAA contains:
- a CDS encoding class II aldolase/adducin family protein codes for the protein MSVKEQIVKVCHLVYQNKFVAAYDGNISARTENNSLYITRSGICKGDVTIDDIIETDYNGNIISGKGKISTENKLHLYIYKNRKDVNAVVHCHPVYATALGLVEENFLEHYFPEVLLTLGKIPVCKYATPSTKEVTDSINDFITDSNAFILQNHGAVTVGSCVMDAYYKMEKLEHAAETIFVAKAIGNPRKLTKKNIRDLLSISESTYGIKLDINKLL
- a CDS encoding penicillin acylase family protein, which gives rise to MPKWLKIITGIFSSLVLIAIFAGIFFYNMLSSSLPKYEGTIQSNKLISDIEIYRDSFAIPYIIADTDEDVAFALGYLHAEERLFIMDLIRRAGEGRLAEILGEKALPFDKMFRTVGIKRTILENYDNYDPQVKKILEAYSNGVNLYIEQNRGRYPVEFDVLGYQPEKWKPLHSLIVIRMMAWELNLSWWVDFTYAELIEKFGKDKLLEILPDISEVNLQKIPSSKWIASLAKDFVQTNLAFRNLIGWQGSQVGSNNWVVNSSKSHSGKPIIANDPHLAFSAPGKWYAVVINSKQWKAAGVTLPGVPGIVIGKNENISWALTNLMNDDADYYYEKLDSTRQYYFLDGRWQPFEIIKDTIKIKNQKTEIFEIRKTHRGPLISEIHPFSFIYNESDKKYSAISMKWLGNLFSDEMLAFLKINKARDFNEFREAVGYFALPGQNFLYADIEGNIGYLMGAKIPVRSQSASTIISDGTTSVNDWKGFVSKDEMEVVFNPSENFFATANNNLFPNFKYHLSNLWEPSSRIDRINFLLRQKEEHSVKDFQNYQMDQTSEYAKQVVPYILSAFKDVKVKDKNLYESLELLENWDFEMSPFNQVTSIYQVFLKYLLRNIYLDEMGEDLFNKFLFIANVPYRSLLKVLQSDATWFDNITTTQIENKNFIIRKSLSDALTFLEKNYGKDLSSWQWGRIHRVTFKHPFSGVFNPLDRFINIGPYEIGGDGTTIFNTEYPFAKSIDEFSAFRHEEFENVLGPSMRLIFDFAKPDELYLILTTGQSGNLFSKHYSDMSDKWLEGKFLKILTDKNSIRSNDKKLLRIIRAN
- a CDS encoding methylenetetrahydrofolate reductase, which produces MKVIEHLSNARNPLISFEIIPPKRGGDISSILSLLDDLVKYHPPFIDITSHAAEVYYDETPQGIKKIIKRKRPGTLGICALIQNKYNIDAVPHVLTKGFTREETEDFLIELNYLGIQNVLAIRGDDSGYNKPIPQGRSANQYAVDLVKQIMDMNRGKYLEDSLLDAKATNFCVGVSGYPEKHFEAPNLKSDIKFMKEKIDAGAEYIVTQMFYDNKHYFNFVELAREMGVTAPIIPGLKILTSKVQLNTIPKNFYINIPEALSDEVLAAKPEHVIDIGVEWAAKQVEELLNKNVPAVHFYIMQNSKPIIKLMEKIKL
- a CDS encoding ATP-binding protein, whose product is MIKRALQPIIESKLFKGKIIIIYGARQVGKTTLIKSIQQNFFDKSLYLNCDEPDIRDLLTDSTSSRLKSIIGNKELVLIDEAQRVKNIGITLKLFADEIKNVQVIATGSSSFELSNIINEPLTGRKYVFILTPISLKELTFSIGWLETNRLLEERIIYGMYPEIISKPDEKKTLIKEITRSYLFKDILSFEGIRKPEQIEKLLMILAAQIGNEVSYNELANTLNIDKDTVSKYIDILEKAFIIFRLNPFSRNLRTEISKMRKIYFYDTGIRNALISNFNLLDRRTDKGVLWENFLISERTKFNLISDNDVKTYFWRTSQQQEIDYIEEVNGKLFAYEFTFSDKQKKTISKTFSKNYKPEKEMIVNKNNYSEFLELL
- a CDS encoding Gfo/Idh/MocA family protein produces the protein MVTELIKTKKLKWGVVGLGRFVENSFLPAIKSVRKSIVVSLCSRDLNRAKELSQKFGVPNYFNNFDEFLKSDIDVVYVASANAFHYEQVIRAANAGKHIFCEKPLALNSQQAEEMVEAAKKNNVQFAVNYVHHFHPLVLKAKELLKDQKLGKLVSVQVNFNIDFPPDNNFRFKKELSGGGALRDIGTHMIDLLRFFGGEILEIDGVVDNLVYQSEVDDFASAIVKFEKGGYGYFNVSYNTRKAFNRIDILCHKGAIEIENLIGRKLIGPKLSILFEGEARKSFRRRGNKMVFVLKSIQKSFMRNEKPLVTGEDGLINLKIMEELERKCQLKNK